ATAAGCCGCATCTCGTACTTCAAAGAACATATTGACTAAGGCTTCTTCATCAACTTCGGGATGGGATTTGACCCATTCATAAATTTGCAAGCCTGCAATGTTCGCATGAGACCAGACAGGGAATTCAGTATCACCATGTTCGCCTAAAATATAGCCATGAACGTTACGTGGATCAACGCCGACTAATTCAGAGATAGCTTGACGGAAACGTGCTGAGTCAAGTGAAGTACCTGAGCCAATGACGCGATGTTTAGGAAAACCTGAAAATTTCCAAGTCGCATACGTTAAAATATCAACAGGGTTCGTTGCAACTAAGAAAATGCCGTCGAAACCAGACTTAACAACGTTAGTCACGATTTCTTTGAAAATCTTCATATTTTTGTGAACTAAGTCTAATCTTGTTTCACCAGGTTTTTGAGCGGCACCAGCTGTAATCACCACGATATCAGCATCATGACAATCATCGTAACTTGCAGCATAGATTTTTTTTGGTGAAGTAAAAGCCAACGCATGTGATAAGTCAATAGCATCACCTTCAGCTTTATCAGTATTGACATCAATGATACCTAATTCTTGGCCAATATTTTGTGTCACTAAAGCAAATGCATAACTGGAACCAACGGCTCCGTTACCAATCAATATTATTTTTTGATGATCTTTGATTTGTTCCATCGAAATCGACCTTTCTTTATTAAAAATATGATAATTTAATTATATTGTAGCATAGGTGTCTTAATTATACGTTTATTTAGATTAGCTTTGAAACAATCCATTCGAAAAGTTCAGCTCCAATGGTGGTAACAAATAGCAATAAAATAATGATTAAGTGTTTTTTCTTAGTTAGAACTAAGTAACCAATATATTCGCGAATAAAAGCTGTTGGTAAATAGAACCATCTTGTTTTAGAGCCAACACCTTGAACATTTAGTCCTTGTAATTTGGCTAATTTCCCCGCACGTAATAAATGATAATTGTTGGTCGCCACAACGACATTGCATTGTTTGAATGTACGTGTTTCACCTTGTTGTTGTGCAACTTGTTCAGAAAAACGTAAATTTTCTTCTGTGTTGGTGGATTGGTCTTCAAGCAATACAGTTGTTATATCGGGATATTTTTCTTTAATATATTCAGCCATCGCAAAGCTTTCTGAAACAGCTTCGTCAGGACCTTGTCCACCGGAAACAATAATCGTCGGTGCGTGTTGATATTTTTTTTGTTGAGCGTAATATAATTTGACACCAGCTTCAATACGTGAAGCCAGTAGTGGGGTCACTTTGTCCTTGTTTAAGCCAGCTCCTAAAATTATAATGTAATCAACTTTGCCTCTGATTGGTAATATATTGTATAAAATAGCTGTAACGCTAAAAAAGAAAAAGACAGCTGCAAAATATGAAGCGATGGTAATCACAAATGAAAAAGGTGTCGTAATCCATTTAACATCACTAAAATAATAGTTCTGAATAAAGTTCGTGACAGCTAAAATCAATAGCGCAGTGGCAACTAGTAGCGGTAGATAGTTAGCAAAAGTTTTTCGTTCGTATTTAAGCAAAACACGTTCGTTCCAAAAAAGGGCAACTATCATGGCGTATATACCAAAAATAGAAAGCAATACTAGTACGATAGCGATGGGTACCGCGATTACATAAGCGAGTATGGGTGAGATGTTTTCTAATTGAATGACACCAAAGAAACCAAGCATCGCCAACATATAACACGATAATGCTCCTGTGAATAAACTCGTTGGTCGTTTAACCAGCGACCAAACACATAAAATCAGTGGGATGATTAATAAAAATAAGTAAAAGAATTGAGAACTCTCCATAAGTATAACAATAACCTCCTATAATAATGTTATTGTCATTATAGCATGATGTGTTCGATAATGAGGTGTTAAGTGCTATTTCCAGAGAAATATGCTTTTTTTAGGAATAGTTTTAATAGTTTTTAAGGTAATTTTAGGGTTGATTTGATAGACTGTTAGTTATAATGAGTGTAGAAGAGGTGACAGTATGATTAAGTTATTATTAGTAGAAGACGATAAGTTATTATCAGATAGTGTCGCTGAGATCTTATCTGAGGTTGGGGATGTCACACAAGTTTATACAGGTGATGAAGGTTATTATGAAGCGACCGAAAATGAATATGATGCATTGATTTTAGATGTGATGTTACCAGGTTTAAATGGTTACCAAATTTTAGAGAAAATTAGAGAAGCTGGCTTGACGATTCCGGTATTAATGCTAACAGCAAAAGATAGCCTAGAAGATAAAATTAAAGGGTTTCAAGAGGGGGCAGACGATTATTTAACAAAGCCCTTTCACCGTGAAGAATTATTATTACGCGTGATGGCGATGTTGAAGCGTAGTCTAAATTTAGTTGGTGATAACCAGCTGAGTCTGGGAAACACAAAAGTTGCGCTTAATTCTCACCAAGTAACAGTAGCGGACAACGACATAGAGTTAAACGGAAAAGAATTTGATTTACTAGTCTATCTGATGCAACAAAAGAATCGTATTTTAACAAAGGAACAGATTTTTCAACGTATTTGGGGATTTGATTCGGAAACATCTTATTCTGTTGTGGAAGTTTACATGAGTCATTTACGTAAAAAATTGGCTAAAGGGCAAAGTAATTTGTTAATTAATACTATTCGAAATGTCGGATATATTTTAGCGGTGAATGAAAATGAATAGTGAGAGTCGTCATTTACGCTCTTTGTTTTTCAGGAATGCGTTATCCTTTGCATTGATTTTCTTATTTTTAGGTTTTATCGTTAATGGACTGATTACGAGTTCTTTATATCGTAATATCGACGAAGAACTAGTGAGGTCTTCTCAGGATAAGTACCTAATTGCTCGTGAATTGATGCGTTCTTTGCAAGAATCAAATGACGATTCGTACAATTTGCCGCCTAGTAATCAAGGGAGTAGTGATGTTAACTCTTTTCAAACGCAAGTGGTCTTGTGGGCAAGTGACGGGACAATTGCCAATGGGTTGGGTTTAGGTAGCCGTTTGGAAAATTTTTCTAATTTAAAATTGAACCCACAACGGGCGGGGAAAATTGAAACGATTTCGTTAGATACTGACCAATATCAAGGATTACGTTTTCGTTCGTTGCTTGTTGAAACAGGGAATTCGGTCATTCCCTACGCGCAACTATTATCCAATACTAATTCGTTAGAAGAATCACTGGTTATGTTTCAAAAAATCTTGATTGTCTGTATGGTAGTTTTTGGGCTTATTTCTTTATGGGTGAGTTATTACTTGGCTAAATTAAACTTACAGCCAATTATTAAATCATGGAAAAAACAACAAGAGTTTGTAGAAAATGCGTCTCATGAGTTGAGAACACCCTTGACAGTTATACAAGCTAAGTTAGAGAAACTGTTTATCAATCCTCAACACACTGTTATGGAAGAATCAGAATCGATTGCGATTGCGCTAAGTGAAGCGAAACGTTTAGGTCAATTGACCAATAGTTTGTTAATGTTGGCACGTTCTGACGGGAACCAACTAGTAGTGAACAAAGAACGTCAGATGACAGATTCATTTATTAAAGAAGTGGTGAATCCTTTTATTGAAATTTCCGAGTTGGACGATAAACAACTGATTATTGAAGAAAATCAACTATTAGAAGTGTCATTTGATCGTAATTTGATGAAACAATTATTAGTTATCTTATTAGACAACGCATTAAAATACACAGAAGAATCCGATTCTATTACTATAAGCAGTAAACAAAGCGCTCAGAATTGGGAACTTATTATTTCTGATACAGGTATTGGCGTTAAAGAGGAAGATTTATCACGAATTTTTGAACGTTTTTACCGTGAAGATAGTGCCCGACAACGCGACACAGGTGGTCATGGTTTAGGGTTATCCATTGCTAAATGGATAACAAGCAGTCACGGTGGGAGTATTGTTGCTGAACTCAACCAACCTAAAGGCACACGTTTTATCATCACTTTGCCTTTAAAAAGCAGCCAATAACTAGCCATAAGTTTGTGTATTAAAGCCCTGGCTAGATTGACTTTTTATGGTCAAAAGCCTATAATTTGTAGGAGAGTTAGTTGTGAAAAGACAATTAACAATTAGCGTCGAAAAACCATAAACATCATAAATATTTAACATGAAACTTTACAAGACGTTTAATCCATAGTTTATTTTTGGATTAGCGTCTTTTTTTATCGAGGTGAAGAAATGATAACTGGAACCACAAGAATGGCAGCCGTTTTGGCTAAACCCATTAAACATAGTTTATCCCCATTTATTCATAATTTGGCGTTTACGCAAAGTGGTGAAGACGGCGTTTATTTAGCGTTTGAAATCGAAGAAACGTCTTTGGCTGATAGTATTAGTATGATTAAAAGTTGGCATATGTACGGCGTGAATTTATCGATGCCCTATAAACAGTTAGCGATTGCGCACATGGACGAGTTGTCTGGTGAAGTGACCAAGTTAGGTGCCATGAATACGGTGGTCAATCGTGATGGACGACTAATTGGTTATAATACAGATGGCGTCGGGTTCGTGAATAGTTTGAACTTTTACGGGATAGAGTTAACCTCGCAACGTGTGTTAATTTTAGGTGCTGGTGGTGCGGCGATGGCAATTATTTATGCTTTAGCACAAGCTGGTGTTGCTCAGCTAGTGGTAGCAAAGCGTCAAAATGAAACATTTGAGGCAATTAAAACTAAGTTGCGTCAAATTGCTGAAGAAATTAGTTGTGAAATTGACGTAATACCGTTTGAAGCATCAGAGTTGAAATTGGCGTGTCAACAGGCAACCATGATTGTTAATACAACCAACGTTGGTATGACCGGGCAAACGCAAGAACGATTAATCGAGGCAGATTGGCTGACATCAAAACCGCTTGTCATCGATATTATTTATCAACCATTAACGACACCATTTTTGGCGATGGCTCAACAACAAGGGTGTAAAACATACAACGGGGTCGGGATGCTGTTATTTCAAGCACTGGCTGCTTTTGAATTGTGGACCGGCCAGCAAGTCGATCCTGAGCCAATTTACCAACAACTTACGCAATTAATTGAGGAGAAAAATAAGCAATGATTATTATTATGAAACCAGAAGCAACTACAGAACAAATAAACACGGTCGTTGAACGTATTGAATCAGAGGGGATGACGGCTTATTTAAGTCAGTTAGATCATCAAGTGACGATTGGTGTTGCTGGAGATGTTCAGAGATTAAGTACCGGTGGTTTTAATATCTACGATGGAGTGGAACGTACTGTTCGTGTGTCAAGTAGTTACAAATTGACAAGTCGTGAATTTCATCCGAGCGACACGATTGTTGAGGTCGGTGATTTAAAAATTGGAGAAGGTCATTTTGTGATGATGGCAGGTCCCTGTTCTATCGAAGGATTAGATCAAATTATGGAATGTGCTCGTATCGCTAAAGCCGGTGGCGCGACAGTCTTACGTGGTGGAGCCTTCAAACCGAGAACATCACCTTATGCTTTTCAAGGGCTAGAAGAAGAAGGATTGAAGTATATTCGCCGGGCAGCAGATTACTATGACATGAAGGTGATTACGGAAGTGATGGATGAAGCTAATTTGGAATTAGTTTGTCAATACGCCGATATTTTACAAATTGGGGCCCGTAACATGCAGAACTTTAAGTTATTACAGGCTGTGGGTAAAACAGGCAAACCCGTTGCATTAAAGCGTGGGATTGCTGGAACA
This is a stretch of genomic DNA from Vagococcus zengguangii. It encodes these proteins:
- a CDS encoding response regulator transcription factor, translating into MIKLLLVEDDKLLSDSVAEILSEVGDVTQVYTGDEGYYEATENEYDALILDVMLPGLNGYQILEKIREAGLTIPVLMLTAKDSLEDKIKGFQEGADDYLTKPFHREELLLRVMAMLKRSLNLVGDNQLSLGNTKVALNSHQVTVADNDIELNGKEFDLLVYLMQQKNRILTKEQIFQRIWGFDSETSYSVVEVYMSHLRKKLAKGQSNLLINTIRNVGYILAVNENE
- a CDS encoding sensor histidine kinase codes for the protein MNSESRHLRSLFFRNALSFALIFLFLGFIVNGLITSSLYRNIDEELVRSSQDKYLIARELMRSLQESNDDSYNLPPSNQGSSDVNSFQTQVVLWASDGTIANGLGLGSRLENFSNLKLNPQRAGKIETISLDTDQYQGLRFRSLLVETGNSVIPYAQLLSNTNSLEESLVMFQKILIVCMVVFGLISLWVSYYLAKLNLQPIIKSWKKQQEFVENASHELRTPLTVIQAKLEKLFINPQHTVMEESESIAIALSEAKRLGQLTNSLLMLARSDGNQLVVNKERQMTDSFIKEVVNPFIEISELDDKQLIIEENQLLEVSFDRNLMKQLLVILLDNALKYTEESDSITISSKQSAQNWELIISDTGIGVKEEDLSRIFERFYREDSARQRDTGGHGLGLSIAKWITSSHGGSIVAELNQPKGTRFIITLPLKSSQ
- a CDS encoding L-lactate dehydrogenase → MEQIKDHQKIILIGNGAVGSSYAFALVTQNIGQELGIIDVNTDKAEGDAIDLSHALAFTSPKKIYAASYDDCHDADIVVITAGAAQKPGETRLDLVHKNMKIFKEIVTNVVKSGFDGIFLVATNPVDILTYATWKFSGFPKHRVIGSGTSLDSARFRQAISELVGVDPRNVHGYILGEHGDTEFPVWSHANIAGLQIYEWVKSHPEVDEEALVNMFFEVRDAAYTIINKKGATYYGIAVALARITKAILNDEDSILPLSVYLDGEYGQQDIYIGAPAVVNRQGIKEVLEIPLTHAEKEKMAHSATTLKDVLNEAFEKFESEK
- the aroF gene encoding 3-deoxy-7-phosphoheptulonate synthase, yielding MIIIMKPEATTEQINTVVERIESEGMTAYLSQLDHQVTIGVAGDVQRLSTGGFNIYDGVERTVRVSSSYKLTSREFHPSDTIVEVGDLKIGEGHFVMMAGPCSIEGLDQIMECARIAKAGGATVLRGGAFKPRTSPYAFQGLEEEGLKYIRRAADYYDMKVITEVMDEANLELVCQYADILQIGARNMQNFKLLQAVGKTGKPVALKRGIAGTIDEWLNAAEYIANQGNMNIIFVERGIRTYETATRNTFDLSAIPVIKKLSHFPIIADPSHGVGVWDYVPAMAIAGVAAGADGLIVEIHPNPAEAWSDGQQSLNEKNYLNMMQQVDIMNEAMTKIREIKLV
- a CDS encoding YdcF family protein, producing the protein MESSQFFYLFLLIIPLILCVWSLVKRPTSLFTGALSCYMLAMLGFFGVIQLENISPILAYVIAVPIAIVLVLLSIFGIYAMIVALFWNERVLLKYERKTFANYLPLLVATALLILAVTNFIQNYYFSDVKWITTPFSFVITIASYFAAVFFFFSVTAILYNILPIRGKVDYIIILGAGLNKDKVTPLLASRIEAGVKLYYAQQKKYQHAPTIIVSGGQGPDEAVSESFAMAEYIKEKYPDITTVLLEDQSTNTEENLRFSEQVAQQQGETRTFKQCNVVVATNNYHLLRAGKLAKLQGLNVQGVGSKTRWFYLPTAFIREYIGYLVLTKKKHLIIILLLFVTTIGAELFEWIVSKLI
- the aroE gene encoding shikimate dehydrogenase encodes the protein MITGTTRMAAVLAKPIKHSLSPFIHNLAFTQSGEDGVYLAFEIEETSLADSISMIKSWHMYGVNLSMPYKQLAIAHMDELSGEVTKLGAMNTVVNRDGRLIGYNTDGVGFVNSLNFYGIELTSQRVLILGAGGAAMAIIYALAQAGVAQLVVAKRQNETFEAIKTKLRQIAEEISCEIDVIPFEASELKLACQQATMIVNTTNVGMTGQTQERLIEADWLTSKPLVIDIIYQPLTTPFLAMAQQQGCKTYNGVGMLLFQALAAFELWTGQQVDPEPIYQQLTQLIEEKNKQ